From the Ursus arctos isolate Adak ecotype North America unplaced genomic scaffold, UrsArc2.0 scaffold_9, whole genome shotgun sequence genome, the window GTTAATTTGACTGTCTAGTTATAGAGGGCGAACTTTACATTATAGCGTTAGggatctttaaaaagtttttgagtGGAACTGTGAAATGCTGAACCAAAATTTTAGGAAGATAAATTAGGTATACAGGAAATTAGAGGAGAAAGAAACTAACAGGTAAACATCTGCAAGACAATAATCCAGGACTGAGTGTGaggtcatttttaaaaggtaaaagcaacataatttttaatatatcagaTACTTGGCTTAAGAGAAAGGCAGAATATATGAATTCTACCAAAACATCATTATTAGCATGTCATGATCATGTTCATAAACTGTAAacgacacatacacacacgtccCATTTCCCTGGTTAACCGAAAACTAGGAAACTTAATCCCAAGGATTCAGCACCAACTTCTATGCAGAGGAAATGCCTTCCATCAGgtcccttctctgctctcccaGGAACTCGTAGACCTAACTGCCACTGCTCCTTCTcctttgacacacacacacacacacacacacacacacacacacacctttgtgGTCCCATGTTTCATGTAGCTTCTCCCATGCAAAGGACAATCACCCATTTCCTGAGCACCCACTGTATGGCAACAACTATATCTTTATGACATCACCAAGTCTTCAAAACAAACCTATGGTAGTAAATGATCACCCTTATATTACCgaggaagaaactaaggctcagagagattaaaggACTCGATTAAGCACCAGAACTGGAATAAAGAGAAATGGGGAGGGTGGGgtcaaaaatacttttttatttcaataacaTTTTGCTAATTACAAAACATATTCACATTCCTTATTTCTTTGCAtcctaaaaataattctgttatCAATAGGAAATGGAGTTTTTCAGGGACAATTTCTTGGATAACATTATTTGAAGATGTTAGGCCTACACTTAGGTATGAAGACATCTTTCTCCCAAAATACCAGCTTCCTCGGTGTTCCCTGTAATTGGCAACATCCCTACTTCCCTAAAGAGTATACTGACTCATCCCTTCTTAAGAaactgagagactatggactctgagaaacaaactgagggcttcggaggggagggggtgggggaaagggataggctggtgatgggtagtaaggaggacacgtattgcgtggtgcactgggtgttatatgcaactaatgaatcatcgaactttaaatcaaaaaccagggatgtactgtatggtgactaacataatataataaaaaaaacattaaaaaaaaagaaactaatctTAAATTCTTATCCCTACCACATCTGAAATCACAGCTTCGGAAAGatcaggaggggcagagaaataaCAAAAGCAGTTACAGTTAATCCACATCCAAGACATTCTTATCTGCTCATGGAGAAAaacccatccatgttgatgttaGCCTTTTAAGTGACACGAATATGACTAacctgggtgggtgggtgaaagTGGGTCTGTCTGAAGAGCGAGATGAGGCTAGTGCCCGTTGACTTGATTGGTTCATGAGGACTGTTTGGAGTTATACCCCTCTCCCCGCAAAGAACATGAACCAAAGGTTTACCTGAAGTGATCCTCTCAGAGGGTCCAATGAAAATTTCTTACAAAAGCCTGGCTAACTCTATTATCTCCAGATATAAAACTATCTaggaaaatctgaagaaaaaatcATAACATAATCATTATTCCtctagtattttcattttctctttcaagcTCAGAACGTTATTTTATGTTCCCTCTagactgtgtgtgtgttagggTAAGGGAGGGGAGATATTTTTAAGACAACAAATATGAGGGTGAACATCTTGAAAACAGGCACTGGGTCACCAGCTTTATCTGCAGATAAAAACCTGCACAAAACAGataatggttaattttacacctattttatatatatttccttcaGCTCACCAAAATGATTGTCTTCAGAACTTATGTCCATTATTCCTTCACTGTCTTCCCTGCAATTGAGTTCTCTGAATAAATACAAGGGTTggtttacaattaaaaataacgAGCCTCTGCAGGGCCAATGTCCTTGCATGCAGTAAAAGGGTGTGGGCTAATTACAGGAGCCGAGTTTGGTTTTTTCCCCGTTTTGCTTCACTTTGATTGGTGGATTGGCACTTTAAATAAAGGTTTCTGGTCTTCCCTGAATGAGAGATACAGAGCGAGTCCTAGGCACAgtccagaaaaaaatttaatcttcTTTTCTTAGAACTGTCTTGGTTGTGGCATCACCAGGCCCTGAGAACACAGTGCATGTCAGCATTGAaggtaaaatgtgatttttatgatttccatGTGATTCCTATAAGTTCTTTTTTCTATCTCCAGGTAGCTTTTATAAAGGGGATTTTTATTTGTCACCAGAAGCTGAATAATAGTTTATTGTAAACCATTAGCATGTTCCAGAGAAGACATGGCTAATACCCTATCAGCTAgggaaaacaaaactaatttatagactttttttttttttttactatttgttATTATTAGTGATGGTGCCTAATTTAGAAAGGTATTAAAAGAACGAGCAAATCTCTTGGCTATTCAGATTTCTGTTCGTGTAAGAGTAAAGAGGCTTTTCAACTTACAGAATAAACTTAAAGAGatcattcattttagaaagagggaaactcagggtgcctgggtggctcagttggttaagcatctgcctttggctcaggtcataatcccagggtcctgggatggagccccgcattggggcccctgctcagccaggagcctgcttctccccctgcccctcccttgcttgtgctttctctcttttgcttgcacgcgtgctctcttctctcaaataagtaaaatcttcttaaaaatgaaaaatgaaaagaaagaggaaaactcaATTTTGAGACATATTTCCCACTAATATCAAAGGCAATTAAAATATTCAGTTcgttcttgtttttaaaaagataggcTTTGGCATGGTTATCTGAAACCTAGAGTCATATGCTCTAACATACCTGCAAATAAAAGTTTGCTGTAAAATAAGTGTTGGTTATATTATATttctaatgcattttaaaatttactctggGGAGAATGTATGTGAAAGATATTTAGTAGATCAAAATTTCACATAGTGGAAAGGGTTTTCAAATTCATATTCATTTTACgaaataacatttaaagaacaCAGCACAGAAGTTGTCCTTACATGTTCATTTAGGTTgcagcttcattttttaaaaaaagtgcttagatatttttttaattgattgtcAATTCATTCCAAAAACTAGCGAATGCAAACAAGTTGTTTAGAAACAtttagttgtgttttgtttttgttttttgagactAATTGTTTTGGAAGAACAGAGATGTGGCTCATTTGAAATATTGTCTTTCAACcactctgaaataaaaattcatctgATTTAATTCTCCAACCTAACTCTGTTTCAGATCCCACTTTCCAAAATGAAGGACCTAATACTGATCTTATGCCTCCTGGGAATGAGTTCTGCAGTGCCAGTAAGTCAGAGTTTTCTAGATTGTGCCCTCCCCTCCAGAGGGACATTGTTGGATACTGAATAGTACTGAAGGACGTGGGCTGAAGTTCATGCATGGACTCATTTGAATTAATCCAGTGGCAGACTTCTTACTGAGTCAAGGTCATAGTTGCCCAGACATTAGTCTTACCATCCAAAAGCAGTaagtcaaatatataatttttctattcaAAAAAATATCACAATATTCCAAAGCCAATTTTGAAGTCTTATTCCATTCATTCAAAGATAAAGGACTTACATAACCTCTGCAATGCCATGGCACAATTTTATTATCAACTACTTGCTACTTTCATGTAATTGAAATGGAGAAGAAATTTCTCCACAAAAGTGaagtatattttcttcattttaaaaagaatattagtcAAGTTATAGTGATCACAAAACAGAGCTAGGTAGTTCCATTTGAAGCTAGTAATTAACCAACAGATTTGTCTTATAGGGGAGATATAGTGTGACTGAGAGCTTAAGTTTCTTAAATCAAAACATCCCATGGCACTGGGGCTAATTGTATGGTATAGTCCTACACCCAGTTCACTCTATCACAGATTGATCTGATCTCATATGAATACAATCCTCTAAGTACTGAACTACTCCAGCCAAAAGTATGTGTTCCTGTTTTCATGAAGACTTCATTCAGCTTCTATATGCATTTGGCAAATATTGATTGAGCACCTGCCATATACCCAGCGATGTGCTGGGCATTGGAGGCATGAAGGTAAATATGACAAGGTCTCCTGTCTTGAGGAACTCATAGTTGGACtcaaatgaactttaaaatatttcagttccCTGAGAAAAAAGTTTAGCTACCTGGGTTTCTTAAAGTTAAATGTTTGGGAGGAAAGGGGATAAAACTGGTTACAAGGATGAAAATCtcaattctacaaataaaaagatCTCTATTCCATTACCCAACATGAactttaagtgaaagaaaaattgaagttGCCACCCTAGCTTACTTTTGTATGATAATGACATTGGGGTCAGGCTCAGTCATCCACTCTCTGTCTAATACTTTGACATTCTTGGAGCCTATGCTGGTCCACACCTGTGTCAATCAGGTTCACCCCCGTGGAACACAATTGCTAAGGATTGCCAACTGACTGCCTGTCAAATTAGATGTTCTTCTGCTTTTACTTCCTTGTTGGAAATGTATCCTCTGTCCATTTACATTCATGTAAACATTGCTTAAATCATGACTTGGAGCAAATGGGAAGCAAAGTAGGCTTTGTCCCATAGCTGGATCTGTCCAAGATACCCGATTTGTGTACTGGCCAATGGAAAGAAGGATGGTTTTACTCTCACAGTCCCCTCAAATGCTGAACAACCTGCTCacatccccccccacacacacacacatcactctTCCTGTCCACACAACTAATCTTTTCCTCTGCTTGGAGTATTTGTTACACATTTATAATTCCTTTCCCGCTATCAATTGCTAAAACTGAATTATTTGGAGAAGTTTGCACCATGATTCAGGGGCTGAGACTTTACCTGTATAAAAAAACGGAAGGTGGAGGGTAGATAACATACACAGGAAACTATCTCTGAACTTCttatccataaaaaataaataatcccaaTATATTTAGTGGACGCTCTGTCAATATTTGTGGtataaatgaaggaaggaaggcgtTAAGAACCTGTGACTCTCAATAATAAGGATTTCCAAAGAACCAGAGACCTTCAAAATGTACTCTAATTCTTACTCTTCCATTCTCCATGTTTTTCTACTGGTATTTGTGCCTACTAATAAGGAttgctttagaaagaaaaatatctcacactttaaaaagtgtgtatgactgtatttttaacaacttttaaataaacacattaagGATAATGATAGTTGATGCtagaatgtttttttattttaaaaaatcatatcttGGATatgattcaaaaaatataaacacagatcaatatgttttttttaagatttttatttatttattcgacagagatagagacagccagcgagagagggaacacaagcagggggagtgggagaggaagaagcaggctcatagaggaagagcctgatgtggggctcgatcccattacgccgggatcaggccctgagccgaaggcagacgcttaaccgctgtgccacccaggcgccccagatcaatatgtttatacataaaataatctTTCACAAAAGATGACAGAGGATTTGTTGAAGCCCCTTGAATGGGTGGCGAGTTAGGTTTTGCATTTGGTTTTGTTGAATGGCATGATCCCATGCCAATTCCATTAACCAGAAGCATGTAGGTTtgccaaaagcacaagaaaattgAGCTTAAGTTTGTCCTTTTACTTTTCTATGGGACAATTTTTTAGAATACAATTTTTACTTTGTACTCTAAATACTCTTGGTATTCTATTTTGTagctttattttacttctttgttttcaaTGTAACCTCCAACTAAATCAAATCTTGCTGCATTAAGATACAGACACAGGGTAGATGGTTCATGTGGAAGCGAAATTATTAAATAGGATGTGAATTCCCCAATtgatttaaattcttctttcttctgcttaaaaGCTCACGTCAAAAGCCCTCAGCTGGCCTTTACGCACTGGGCTAGCTTTCTATTTCCAGTGTGCATTTAAGGAAGGTTCTCAGCAGAGATCTCAAAATTATTCTTATTTCCATCTAGGTGTTTCCTCGGCAACCTGGGACTCCGGGCATGGCTAGTTTGAGCCTGGAGGTATGTATTGTCAGAGTATTTACATATAAGCTTTACACTATATGGTCCTAGTAAGAAAGAAACACCATGGcttgttctgttttcttaacTGAAGCCAGATGCTGTCTAGAGAAGCTCCAGAGAAGTGTAGGACATTTATCAGGGCCTCATCTTATCATTTTACTGCAGTTTTAAACCCTCAGATATTTTAGTCTTTAGAATGTCATGTGTGTGTGAATTAGAtgaatgttaatatttaatacctaatatatattatacctatataatataattactatattaatataattacattaattaaaacCCGTTGTTCTGAAGCCACAAATGGTTTATATTTAATTCCATCACCTTATAGTATCTTACATGACAATGTTCCCATAAAGAAAATTTACCTTACAAAATGCAGTTGTTTATAAGCACTCCTGTAAATTACATTAATCTTGTTCTATGGTATCTGTTGCATGCATTATGTCTGCCTTCCTGCACTTCTCATAACTAATTATACGGTTTAGAAAATCTCAGCACGATAGAAATATTTGACCATATCAATAGAAAATATTGACAGTTctgaacagaaaaatatttgagatcATAAATTTTTCATAAGACCTTGCAAAGTTTCTTCTTATCATGACAATCTGGGGGAACCAATATTTAAATAGGCTAAAAGCTTATTTTGAAAGGAAGCTAATtttattgagttatttttttctcactttctacCTTAAAATCAACTCAAAGCATTCTAAACCTCTTCCCATTAAATTGAAATTGACTTTTTGTTGAATTGGTAACATTTATCCAGATAGTCACCATTTtcccaatatttttatattcattattttgaggccttttttatttggaaaggaggtagggtttgttttgttttgttttgtcttcttttgttttgttttgtttgcctgtttgGGGACTGGATTTATAAAAGGCAAAGTAAATTAAGGGGGATGGAAGTCAATGAAACAATATTCTCACCATTAAATTTCTACTTCAATTGAATGAGCTATTATCCAATGTTTCAATGTGATCTCCACTTAAATGATACTTTTTCACTTATTTgattaatgatttaaaaagcaaGCTCACTAATTTAATAGCAATAACAACAATGGCACAACCACATTTAACATTTCCACCTTTCAATAATGAtttgcatctatttttattttattcaaactgACCCACAACAAACTTTGTGCTAATAATACCATATGTTGAGAAAACAGTTGTATCATACAGAAAAGGAATATATGTGGCAAAAACTAAcccactttttttcttgatagacAATGAGACAGCTGGGAAGTTTGCAGGGATTAAACATGCTTTCTCAGGTAACCttagtttcaaatatttcttattacaagaatgaatggtggtgatggtagtgataTTAACAGTAATATCATAATTCATAAAATGTGTTTGTCAATAGACATTATCCtaaatattggaagaaaaaatgaCTAATTGAAATAACCTAAAACAAAATAGTTCCTGGGATGGGATAGTAGGTAAAACAATATTGAATTTTcttgagtaagaaaaaaatcctgttttatgCTATCAAGTTTATTGAATAGCCCAAAATATGAGGACTTAAAAAGCTAAATCTCAAGTAAGTTTATGGGAATGTTACAGTCTGGCTCAGAATGGAAAGTAAGTCTGTTGGAAGAAAGTATTTACCCACCCATATTAAATTTACAAATGTCACACTTACTTTTGCTATCTCTACACTTTCTATGgattttatagaaaatgaaaaccaagttTAAGCCAATACTGAAATAAAAGcgtgcttttttttcccccctgctgtCTTTAGTATTCAAGATTTGGTTTTGGAAAATCATTTAATTCTTTGTGGTTGCATGGTCTCCTCCCACCACATTCTTCTTTCCCATGGATGAGACCAAGGGAACATGAAACTCAACAGGTAGGTTAATTGTATCAATGTGTTTGAAACTTCAAGCTTAAAAATATTCCCgtttttcttctctaaattgTCATAAACCAGCTACAGACAGATAatactaatgaaaaaaaatgatccaAATATTTACCAATCaaaatttataattgtttttagtacttaggaaaatttaaaataaagtggtCCAAATTTTCAACccgtttatatatttatttcacatagGAAGATATGACCTCCAAACTATAAGAGACATGAGAATAACAATAGATAAGCTATCTTCAAAATGGAAGCAGATGATGCCCTGGACAATTCTCATTTTAGTCAAGATTCCCAAAACAATTATTCAAAGTCTTATATTTGAAATGATGGCAAAGCCCTGGTTAAAATAAATCATGAACCCTACAGGAATCAATAAATACATCAATCAGTTTACCAGTATTTATTAGGTGTCTAAGAAATGCGTAAGCCAAATTGTAGATTGGGagtgaaagtgaaaacatttaagaatgGCTCCAAGGTTCATTGTTTCACATCTGATTGGGAGATAAGACAAGACAACATATTACAAGATGCTAAACTGTGaggtataaataataaaagccatagGAATTTAGAGAAGCTCAGTAGTTGAAGAGGCAAAGCAGAGCCAGATTATAGTGAGACTTCCAAGCCACTTTGAGGagcttgaaaattatttaaaaataacagggAGCCCTTCACCACAGTTAATTTCAAAAAGGAGCAATTACACAGGGTTGTTTTAACAGGAACCTTTGTTTCCAGGCGGCCTTCTACGACAAGTAGCATTATTCACCAATTCGTATTTCATGGGACAACAAATTATGTTAATAGTGACTGTTTCTCCACTTGATTATTCCAAAACGGACTCCATGATGCaggaatttggtattttatttaatggTCCGTTCCCCCTTCAttaactcaaaaaaatatatatcatttatcatgtgccaggcacttgttACAAACTATGTTAAGTCCTAGGGCTATAAAGACAGGGAAGACGGATTCTTGTCTCTCAGTGGACCGGAGGAAAAGATACCTAACAAGTCATTGTAATCCAGGGAGAAAGTGGTAAAATAGACATACCTACGGGAACTTGGAGGAGGAAATGACGATTCTACCAGGAAGTCCAATAGTTTTCCATAGTCTTGAGCACAGGTAGTCCCAAAGGAAGTAAGGGAGACACACCAGACTGGCCCAAATAACACTGACTGTACCTAAATTGGCACTTCCTCCATAAACATGGCTTCGAGACAATTCCCCTAGATTCTCTTGCAAGTAGAAAGTTTCTCAAGCCCTTTTGCTTTAGAACTTGCAGATACCAGAGCTCAGAGAGCTATCATTCCCTGACACTCCTTTCAAATTTCTCTGCAGTATGAATACTCTTTGCCTGtgcaccccccacctctcccatcGCAGCCGTCCCTGCAGCCGCAACAGCCAGGACAGAAACCTTTCCTCCAGTCCGCTATTGTAACCGACATCCGGGACACAGCCCCGAAGGGAGGACCTCAGCGTCCAGTTTACCAGGGACAACCGCCCTTGCAGCAGAAAGAGGGGCCGATGCTTGAACAGCAAGTGGCACCATCAGATAAGCCACCAAAGGCCGAGGTAATTTCTTTCTCGGAAGCCAAATCAGGATTACCCACTAACTCAGGGAAGGAAAACGGATTTGCAGAGCACATTTAAATGATCAGAACTTTCAGGCATAATAGACGACAatacaaatatgtttttaagaaGCTGACATATCTGGGAGTAGAACATAAATATCTATTCCTGTCCTTTGCCATCAGAGACAAGGCATGGATTCTAAAATCTCCCGTGCCTATAACATTTAACTCCTTAGTTGCAGAAAGAAGGAAGCTGTCAGAGGAAATAGGACAGCCCAGAGAAGCCCACGCTTCCTATCATCAGGATATTTTTCAGTGTTGGAAAGACTGAGAAGAGTGATTGGGCCCATAGCATTGCACGTAGTACTTTGGATTATCCTTTCTCTGTCTGGTAGAGAGAAGACAATCATGTAATAACATAGAGACAAGAgtggtgggaagaaaggaaggtacCAAGCAACAAGTATGTGGCAGGCGTTTCACAGTCCCCCATATCATCCTGATGACATTCTTATAAAAATAGATTAGtatcatcctttttaaaaagaagacagactGACAGGTTATCAAAATTTCCCAGTATTACCAAATAattaagtggcaaagccaggattcaaaccaacCTTGGCAATCCCCAAACTCATTACTTTCTACtctgcaaaacaaagcaaattcgTGGTACACATGCCCCGTCTCCCTGCCCGTACACTTGAGATGTGCCAGTAAAAGGCAGTTGTTATCTCTTGGGTGTACTGCCCAAGACTGAAGGAAAGTGAAAATCGGGAAACTCATTTTAGATTGTTTTATCATAGTCATAAGTAAGGTAAGAGTGTGTCCAGTTCTATTTTTATGGCTTAGTAATTTTCACGTTTATCTGTGATGCAGCTACCGGGAATGGATTTTGCTGATCCAGAAGGTCCATCAGTAAGTACAGATCTCAGGGAGATACTTTCTTGGGAAAAATATCTATACTTCAAGGAAGAAGAGTGAAAATTTTTCATTGCCCCATTTATCCATGAATACAAAATATAAcggtttcctttgctttcttaaGTATTAAATACGTATTTGTTATGCTAATCCACCTGAAAATGCTATTTCCTGTAACTCTTAGAAATGCTGTCATGGGAGGTTTGCCTAAGTTATAGCAAAAATGAATTACTGATTCTGGTTTCTACCACTTGAAGGTGTTCCAAATAGCCCGTTTGATATCTCAGGGACCAATGCCACAAAATAAACCATCACCAGtaagttatataaaatatgtctCTGCCTACAtacaatttacttaaaattttatcttggaaaatgcattttataaggattattgtatttatatttagcTTTATCCGGGAATATTTTACATGTCCTATGGAGCAAATCAGTTGGTAAGTCTATCCTACAAAaagtatcattttaaattaaatgttatcttaagagctaaaattataaaatctaggCCTCACACAAAAGAGTCCATATTTTCTGAATGCCTAAGTTGGCAATAGAAATGTCAAGGAGGCACACTTTCTATTTGAGTAACCctggccagacacacacacacacacagaggcattaAAGAAAAGGTACATTTTCTATCTGAATTACCCAAATTGGCTACATTTATCCAATAATGACTCATCTCTCCACTTTGCTTCTGGGCACAGCATTAATATTAAGTCTTTAGGCAAAACTAAGTAACTTTTAACTTTGTCTTGAGTAGCGAATATGATAATAGGAAATTGCTGTAATAAGATGTACTGTTTCTTTTTGAACAGAACGCTCCTGGCAGACTTGGCATCATGAGTTCGGAAGAAATGGCGGTGAGTAATGTCttcaaactctttttaaaatagtggtCCAGGGAGAGCAGTCACAGATGACTTCCTGCAAGAGGCATTGGCCATGAATGTCACTGAATACACTGCACAAGACTCAGATGGTTCTACTCCAAAACCAAAACTTGATTCGTATGCAACATGCAAAGATTTCCCCATGTTTCCCATATCATCATTTCTGAATAATGACCATTCTAGAACATAGGATTTTGCCCCATTTCTTGAATATGAGCAGGGGAGAAACCTCTCTTGAAGAACCATTATCATTGAATAGCATATGCTTCAAACCAAAAAAGATACATGTGATTTGCACAGAATTCCTGCTTCTTGTTGGACTATTAACCCCTCGAAACAACAAATTCAACAGTGTTGCAAGTAATTTAGACCTCAAAAttgagaaatcaaaaagaaaaagaaaatgaacgaGTCTATACATTATGTCATGTTCAacacaagtgtagccaccatctgtcaccatgcaacacttTACAATGCTGTACACATGAAACCAATGTGACATGGGGTGTCAACtatattcagatttaaaaaaaaagaaaagaaaactaaccaAGTTTAAAACGTGATTAGTATAAAATTCAAAGTGCATGAATGAGTTCATTTGAGcatattctttttctattatcCATGCATATGACAACTTTAAAATTTGAGACCAATAGACTTGCACAATTTTATATTCTCCCTCAGCAATTTCTACCTGTTACATCTGCTacagcacaaaacaaaacaaacacgaTACTAAATTAAATCATTATCAACTACAGATcctatcaaattaataaatatatatacatgctcTCACTGATGGAAAACTCACATCCCAAAGTGCTTGAGTGCCTTCTGTGAACTAGATGCCTAGAGACACTACAGAGGCAAAATAAATTAGATAAGGTTTCTGTTTTCAAGAAGTTTACTGTCTTATCAATGGAAAAGATAGATACAAGAGCAGATAGTGTCAAAATGATGTGATAAAGGGCAACAGAGCTatgggaaagggaagggggaagaggaagttAGCCCAGCCTAGGGGCTCAAGTGCCCTCACTTGAAGAGATGATATGAGAAGGGGAGATTTAGAGAGTGGAGAGCCAGGGGAAGGTAAGAGAAAATGATACTGGATCCACATGCCATCAACACAACTGCCTGATAATTCAAGCAAGTGTTAATTATCATCTTAccgttttaattaatttatagtCTGCCTCATGCTCAAAAAATTTTGCTGTAgcttatgaaaaacccacagtaaatgtaaccaaaaaaatgaagatagaattcaaaatgagttaaaattatgagagattaattaattaaatgagatTACAAATATGCAAGTTACAAGACTCTGCACGATCGCTGTAAAGAATCCAAGATATTGGGCTGGGCATTTTTTTGAcagcaaagacagaaaaaggaaacatggTCAGTTCTACAATTCTAACAGTctacagaaagaaaacatctCCATTCCTCCAGAGAAATCAAGCTTCTTTTTCTTACACTTgttctaaaagagagagagaggaaggaaggaaggaaggaaggaaggaaggaaggaaggaaggaaggaaggaaggaaggaaggaaggaagaaagggagggagggagggagggggaggaagaaaaagaaaattttatgtgGGTCTTTACTCATTTGAGAAATGATGTTGACCTAGTTCTTTAAAACACTGCTCAACAAACTCAGCAAAGTAtccgtttttgtttgtttgtttgttttatgatgGTATTGCCTATTTTGgctgtttattgttttcttaaaattaaattcaaactaCCTTTTGCCTGTAGCCTTGCTTCTGCCctgcttccccacctctctcatTCCCACGCTTTCATCCAGACAAGGCAAAA encodes:
- the AMBN gene encoding ameloblastin; this translates as MSALKIPLSKMKDLILILCLLGMSSAVPVFPRQPGTPGMASLSLETMRQLGSLQGLNMLSQYSRFGFGKSFNSLWLHGLLPPHSSFPWMRPREHETQQYEYSLPVHPPPLPSQPSLQPQQPGQKPFLQSAIVTDIRDTAPKGGPQRPVYQGQPPLQQKEGPMLEQQVAPSDKPPKAELPGMDFADPEGPSVFQIARLISQGPMPQNKPSPLYPGIFYMSYGANQLNAPGRLGIMSSEEMAGGRGGPMAYGAMFPGFGGMRPNLGGMPHNPAMGGDFTLEFDSPVAGTKGPEKGEGGAQGSPMPDGDPANLENPDLLPGVAPGALGGLLAHPKDDEPGLARGPAGQSGGPPRVTPADADPLMTPGLADLYETYGADVTTPLEETPTDTTAVPDTQQTLMPESKAQQPQIMHDVWHFQEP